The Haloprofundus salinisoli region GCGCCGCGTTCGGCGAGCATCACCGTGAACCGGCCGGTCCCGCACGCGATCTCGAGCACGTTCTTCCCTTCGACCGGTCCGAGCGCCGAGAGCACCGCCTGCTTCTCGCGGCGGTCGATGAGTCTCCCGCCCTTCGAGAATCGCTTCGAGTCGTACTCGCGGGCTACGTCGTCGGCCTGGTACCACTCCTGTCCTTTCACACTACCTCGGACTGCACGCCGAAACAACAAAACCGTACTGGATAGCTACCCGTCGGACGCCGCGACCAGCGGTTTATGGTAACACACAGCATAACGACGGTATGGCCACCTGTCGACATTGCCACGCCGAACACCCGCCGGAGGAATTGATTCGCCACGAACTCCCGGGGTTGACGCTGGTCCACTGCCCGGACTGCCAGTGCTTCATGGGTCGCTACCGACGGCACGGCGACGACCCCGCCACGGCCCGTTGGTAGCTCTCGGCCGGGTTCTCACCCGCTGGTGACGACGTGGTCGGCCGGAATGCGGACGATGACGCGCGGCCCCGACTCGTCGCCGTGGTGGGGGTACTCGTCGACGTCCATGTACTTCTTGGCGAGTTTGTCGATGTGGTCGACGGCTCCCTCCTCGGTGAGTGTCGCCTCGCCGCGGACCGAGATGTAGCGGTAGGGGTCGTCGGGGTCGAGAACGGAGACACCGACGTCCGCGTTCTTTCTGATGTTCTTCTCCTTCCGCCGGTCTCGGGCGGTGTTTATCAGGACGGCCTCTCGGTCGTCGTGGTCGACCCACACCGGGGTGACCTGCGGGGTGCCGTCCGGGAGGACGGTGGCGATGTGAGCGAACGACTCCTTCTCCAAGATGTCGACGTGCGACTTTGGAATCACGCAGAAACCATCGGTGTGCGCCGTCAAAACCCTTCTCAAAGGGGTGTCATTAATATTGATATTAGGAAATAATACTATCTGGATTCGTATGCCGCATATGTAGCCAAACTTTACCACTGACGGGGCGCAGAAGAGGGTATGAGCACCACCACCGCAGAGACCAGTCAACAGGACCGCCTCTCGGAGTCCGAGTTCCGCAATCGC contains the following coding sequences:
- a CDS encoding PPOX class F420-dependent oxidoreductase, whose protein sequence is MIPKSHVDILEKESFAHIATVLPDGTPQVTPVWVDHDDREAVLINTARDRRKEKNIRKNADVGVSVLDPDDPYRYISVRGEATLTEEGAVDHIDKLAKKYMDVDEYPHHGDESGPRVIVRIPADHVVTSG